A portion of the Oncorhynchus gorbuscha isolate QuinsamMale2020 ecotype Even-year linkage group LG07, OgorEven_v1.0, whole genome shotgun sequence genome contains these proteins:
- the LOC124039136 gene encoding ribosome biogenesis regulatory protein homolog codes for MAACSIEDLLAKAEQDEAEKLKSITVQKELDLEFDIGNLVAYDKNRIDIRQFREQKKEDFLRSLARDNTQLLVNEIWKHPTERVEEVIVVKLPEPTTPLPREKPPPKPRPPTKWEEFAKLKGIQKKKKTNLVWDDVAKEWKRRWGYKRVNDGTKEWLIEVPETADPNEDQFAKRNKAKKEKVAKNELHRLRNIARAQKIKVPGVGLTPTAQQSKTDLARAVNVAKSSTASAGKFQDRLPKEKAPRNTGKKRKFQPVIGNFSNEKQRQLDLLKVLDSKKPRLDVNKAVNKQMREDDREESAAKFKKGGKKGRKGGNFSGKGKGGGGKGKGKGRAGGKGQGPPSGKKGAGKPGKR; via the coding sequence ATGGCTGCGTGCAGTATTGAAGACTTGCTTGCTAAAGCTGAACAAGATGAGGCTGAAAAACTCAAAAGTATCACCGTTCAAAAAGAACTGGACCTCGAGTTTGACATCGGAAACTTGGTCGCATACGACAAGAACCGTATTGACATTCGACAGTTTCGTGAACAGAAGAAAGAGGATTTCCTGCGTTCGCTAGCTCGTGACAACACGCAGCTCCTGGTCAACGAGATATGGAAGCATCCAACTGAGAGAGTTGAGGAGGTGATCGTAGTCAAATTACCCGAGCCGACCACTCCACTGCCGAGAGAGAAGCCCCCGCCAAAGCCCAGGCCTCCAACCAAATGGGAGGAATTCGCCAAACTGAAGGGGATCCAAAAGAAGAAGAAAACTAACCTGGTATGGGACGATGTTGCCAAAGAGTGGAAGCGGCGTTGGGGCTACAAGCGTGTCAATGATGGCACAAAAGAGTGGCTGATTGAGGTTCCTGAAACGGCAGACCCTAACGAGGACCAATTCGCCAAACGCAACAAAGCAAagaaggagaaggtggcaaagaacGAGCTGCATCGCCTGAGGAACATAGCCAGGGCACAGAAAATCAAAGTACCAGGTGTTGGACTCACACCGACCGCCCAGCAATCCAAAACTGACCTGGCTAGAGCTGTCAATGTGGCCAAGTCATCCACCGCTTCCGCAGGTAAATTCCAAGACCGCTTACCTAAGGAGAAAGCTCCCAGAAACACCGGGAAGAAGAGGAAATTCCAGCCGGTCATTGGTAACTTTTCCAATGAAAAGCAGAGGCAGCTGGATCTGTTGAAAGTGCTGGACAGTAAGAAACCTCGTCTGGACGTCAACAAAGCTGTAAACAAACAAATGCGAGAGGATGACCGAGAGGAGTCTGCAGCCAAATTTAAGAAGGGGGGAAAGAAGGGACGCAAGGGTGGTAACTTCTCTGGAAAAGGAAAGGGTGGTGGTGGGAAGGGCAAAGGTAAAGGAAGAGCAGGGGGTAAGGGTCAAGGACCACCTAGTGGTAAAAAAGGAGCTGGGAAACCAGGGAAGCGCTAA
- the LOC124039569 gene encoding uncharacterized protein LOC124039569, whose translation MQSNIYRQQNEHFEVFTTVLSPQVHRGRCQFRQAEVDQMMVKRSYKPHWPDELALTRGEFILVLCKDDEARWFGRLQNGQQGYFPASHVVELSHQDDEPAKDVHRLARRGSAPATYAGGTGALRLQALRRASRAAAGGGPEGAEGEREGPILILKSQISLPNRLPQPLPQPQPQAHSSPSFLHRILSKHRRRSDCHGSSNTGYMAD comes from the exons ATGCAGAGCAACATCTACAGGCAGCAGAATGAGCACTTTGAAGTCTTTACTACTGTCCTCTCCCCACAAG TTCACCGTGGACGATGCCAATTCAGACAGGCAGAGGTTGACCAG ATGATGGTAAAGCGCAGCTACAAGCCCCACTGGCCAGATGAGCTGGCGCTGACCCGGGGGGAGTTCATCCTGGTTCTGTGTAAAGATGATGAGGCCCGGTGGTTTGGGCGGCTGCAAAACGGACAGCAGGGATACTTCCCGGCCTCGCATGTTGTGGAGCTGAGCCACCAG GACGATGAGCCAGCTAAAGACGTCCACCGCTTAGCGAGACGGGGTTCAGCTCCGGCCACGTATGCAGGTGGTACTGG CGCACTCAGGCTGCAGGCCCTCCGCAGAGCCAGCAGAGCAGCGGCAGGAGGGGGGCCTGAGGGGgccgagggggagagagagggccccATCCTGATACTGAAGTCCCAGATCTCTCTCCCTAACAGGCTGCCCCAGCCCTTGCCCCAACCCCAGCCACAGGCACACAGCTCCCCAAGCTTCCTCCACAGGATCCTATCCAAGCACCGTCGGAGGAGTGATTGTCATGGGTCCAGCAACACGGGCTACATGGCCGACTAA